GCTTCACTCTGCTGCTTCGATACTCGGTGGAGAACCTTCGTGTCTTTTCTCTCAACGAGCTCCTCGATGTGCTGCGTTCGTTTGCGTGGCTGGAAATGCCTCACGGCCACACGGTTCTCGGACACTTTGAGGACGAGCTCGGTCGCCGGGCGCATCAGATGACTTTCGACCAGTTGCTTCTCGCTGCAGACTTGTGGCGCTGCATTGGAAGGAAGGTGCCCCGGTTCTTGAAGCGCCTTTACGACTTTGTGCAATTGTACCCAGGAGAAGTGAAAGTCGCCGAGCTGGTCCAGCTGCTGTACATCATGGGAGAAGGGAGACATTGCCCGAAAGTCCTGATCCAGTCAATAGAGCAGCTACTCATGAACCACATAAACCATCTACACCCGGAAGAGGTTGGGACGTTATGTTTGGGTCTTTTTAAATCCCAAACGTCCCTCTCGGAGGCAGCTGCGACTCGTCTTTTTGATAAGGCGCACTCGGTTATCGAGGACATGAGTGACTTTGCTATGGTCAATGTGCTCAAATACTTACGTTTCAGCTACTTGCTTCACAGGGCATGGATGGAGGCCTTGACTCATGAGGTGCCACGCCGAGCTAGCAGGATGAGCGTCACCGGACTAATGCACGTGGCACTCACTTGTTCGGCATTGCATTACCGTGACGATCGCATCCTTGTCGCAATCGCTGAGCAAATCCCATCACTGGTGCCACATTGTCGGAGTAAAGACTCCTGTAAGCTGCTGTGGGCCTTTGGCACCCTTGGGTTCCTCCCAACTCAGAACCCGATCCTATACCCGAGCCTCACAGATGCCCTCAGGCAAAGAAAAGCTGAATTCCAACGCTACCCGGAGCATCTCCTCACCGGCCTACTCGGTCTGTCCTTTGTCTCGCAGTTCCCAGAGGATCTAATCTCATTAGCTTTGAGTCCGGACTTTATCAACTTAGCATTGAAGTCGACACAGTTGGAGCTGAAAAAAGACTTGTTCACTTTAGATGGAACCGTAGCCGTGGAGCTGCCACACTGGACCGGTCCTCGTCTGAGCTTCGAACTGAGGAACGAGGTCACGGAAATGTTGCGGAAGTTCATTCAATCTGAAATATGCGAGAAACCCGAAGTGAAAGGGGCGGAGACGGCATTGCAGGAATTGCTGGGAGGAGAAGAGTTCGTTTGTAAACGGATGATTCTCCCTCACATGCGATCCATCGATCTCGAAGTGCACCTCGACACGACTGGTCAGCCCGTTCCTGTCAACACAGAATCGCAAACGGACATAATATCTCCTCGGGATAATCCATCCGAAAGTGCTTCAAAccatttttgggggaaaaaaaatatagggGTAAGCGTGACGGATGAACTTATAGCCCAGCTTACTTATACTAAAAGCTCTCCAGCTCCAACAATTGCACCTTCTAGACTCAAAACACCTTCCATAGTGGAGCCGGATGAAAATGAAGCGTTGTTCAACACGGGGCTAAACCTGACAacaaccatcacagaaatgctCTCCAAACCGGGGATCCAAAAACCGTCCCATCAGGACTCTGTCGTTAAACTTGCCATTCAGGTGTCCAGCAGGAACCACTACTGCTACCACTCGCAGCAGCTCCTGGGCCTCCACGCCATGAAGAGGAGGCAGCTGAAGTCGGCGGGGTATAAGGTTGTAGAGATTTGCAATCACGAGTGGGTTCCTTTGTTGAGGAAAAGCAGGACTGAGAAGATGGCCTACCTTCACTGCAAGGTCTACAACAGCCTGGATAGTTGATGGGGGACTCAAACCGAATAGGCTTTGCTATCTGGATTAGCAAAGGTTAGTTTATGTACGTGCTAAGCAccgcaaaaatgtatttttttgactttttttttgtcgataTATACCTTTTTAAATAAGAACGTTAAGATACAatgctcgcccgaagacagttgggataggctccagcaacccccgcgaccctcgtgaggaaaagcggtagaaaatgaatgaataaatgaagataCAATGATGTGAAAATGTCCATTCTTTGCTAAGCTATCATTACGAGTCAAATTGATTTAGTCGATTTTACACTAGCACCTAAACTAAATGTGCTCAGTTGTGAATTAATGccgttttattatgattattattattattagtacaaGAGGTGGTGTGCGTATAAGGTTCCTAATAAAAGTCCAAAAGCAGCTCAATATAGAGTTAGCATTACCACCATTAAATTGAAGTGTATATTGAAGACTTAATAagttaacccaggggtctcaaactcaatttacttggggggccactggagctagggtctgcgcgaggctgggccgcattaggttaaaaaaaaaaaaaaaacacaaaaaattgcatttattaaaaacagaaaaattaaactttgcttttgttccgattttctataataaaagctctgataaaacattccactgttctcaaatatcttactttttatttttctacaaaaaaagatgaaaaaaaataaacaaatcaagaataaagaaaatcaatcaatcagtaataaataaatataataataataataataaaacggcaaataataaaaacttaaataaccacatatagttggtgggtaaacaaattatttttttcagattaaaatgaacaaagcattattagagccctgtaaacatgacaaaacacgactatagtcacatttatactttttttatttacaacatattgcgcaactgcagcgtcttgacacacatgctaactcgcaaactagagagctagcgacctaaacggtagcctccaagttatttcctttcaacttaaatagccaaaaaaattaccacttccacacggatagggaggataactattaacagttatttaacctttaacatgaacattaatcaaacgtaatatttttttttctgggtacatgataccatacagcatccatatcaaacttgcgcgggccgcactaacattaaactttcatatcaaggcgggggcctcaaagtagtgtcctgcgggccacatttgggccgcatgtttgagacccctgagttaaCCTAAATGAGACTCGTTtggttaaatgaataaaaacattgtttttaattttgcaaTATTTGTAAACTAACAAATTACCATTCAGTGCACTTTTAATATATCAGttgtaaattattacattatttgctTGGTTTGTGGGACCAGGAAGTCACGTGACGGTAGCAAAACGGAATGGTAATGTTAACCTATTACTTTATTGACAATCTTTTAACAACAAAGTCTAATGTTCAATTCAACAAAACACGCCCGAAACGGGAGAAGCAGAAGTTTGTTTAACCTTCACTTATTCATAAAAGCGATAAAGAAAGTATAATGGTGAAGTTCCAATCGTTTGCAGTTTGTTTATTCGGCAATAAAGAGTGGAAAAAGGAGCAATACGCGA
This is a stretch of genomic DNA from Doryrhamphus excisus isolate RoL2022-K1 chromosome 9, RoL_Dexc_1.0, whole genome shotgun sequence. It encodes these proteins:
- the LOC131136270 gene encoding FAST kinase domain-containing protein 5, mitochondrial, whose product is MAACVLCRLRPRRFYLPGLRKGFAHRVIGRLDNEALDEQERRSEESPLPDASLHGGYKLHYNPSSYHHPVGKSPLPHSQIVIGDEEQCLAALAPSFWQQSNRYSVSSSRHLSSSKNTLLDLAFNKRPEPKTSVPPRHRTPVAPDVKVDTRAFIKCRPDYSSITLDLSRRPPPVNWEHVAQLLQRAAVLKGSMKPCDVSGFFVDLSHVHTDNVSLVKSDQRFTLLLRYSVENLRVFSLNELLDVLRSFAWLEMPHGHTVLGHFEDELGRRAHQMTFDQLLLAADLWRCIGRKVPRFLKRLYDFVQLYPGEVKVAELVQLLYIMGEGRHCPKVLIQSIEQLLMNHINHLHPEEVGTLCLGLFKSQTSLSEAAATRLFDKAHSVIEDMSDFAMVNVLKYLRFSYLLHRAWMEALTHEVPRRASRMSVTGLMHVALTCSALHYRDDRILVAIAEQIPSLVPHCRSKDSCKLLWAFGTLGFLPTQNPILYPSLTDALRQRKAEFQRYPEHLLTGLLGLSFVSQFPEDLISLALSPDFINLALKSTQLELKKDLFTLDGTVAVELPHWTGPRLSFELRNEVTEMLRKFIQSEICEKPEVKGAETALQELLGGEEFVCKRMILPHMRSIDLEVHLDTTGQPVPVNTESQTDIISPRDNPSESASNHFWGKKNIGVSVTDELIAQLTYTKSSPAPTIAPSRLKTPSIVEPDENEALFNTGLNLTTTITEMLSKPGIQKPSHQDSVVKLAIQVSSRNHYCYHSQQLLGLHAMKRRQLKSAGYKVVEICNHEWVPLLRKSRTEKMAYLHCKVYNSLDS